One segment of Coffea arabica cultivar ET-39 chromosome 7c, Coffea Arabica ET-39 HiFi, whole genome shotgun sequence DNA contains the following:
- the LOC140010662 gene encoding uncharacterized protein, translating into MVAERHQRSVIHRIKSSTGDWLESADDIEREAESFFKRLFTAESPSASFNAFDVIPKLLTDQDNDMLDEIPSKEEVKSVIFAMDGGSAAGPDGFSGRFFTCAWDIVAEDVHAAVVSFFCGEVLPRSISSTSIVLIPKVQSPQDFTQFRPISLCNFINKMISKVLSDRLAWILPKIIFPQQSGFVKGRHISDNFLLAQELISGIRRSNRGGNVVLKLDMAKAYDRISWVFLLQVLRRFGFTERWIDMIWRLISNVWFSVLVNGSPCGFFQSTRGLRQGDPISPALFVIGAEVLSRLLNSLVGQRGFLPFKIPSRCPAITHLAFADDVIIFCSGVKSTLQHVMRVLGMYCSMSGQQVNCLKSCFVTHDKLSPARRRVVSQVSGFQAKSLPLKYLGCTLYSGRRRCSYFLDICSSVAKRVLSWKEKLLSPGGRLVLIRCVLSSLPLHILVVTDPPKGVLHTLEKVFANFLWGRSEGGNRYHWIRWETMCKPLDEGGIGVQSLADVLETFSVKLWWSLRQCLSLWAEFMHAKYLHGGHACEAELQRFQSPTWRRLVRCQALADSHIQWVLQNGMVDFWHENWMGAGSLCQQVENFGDHAVADFVLNGSWNVSMLHQWLPDSIVSRIMQIRPPDIFSTRPDRMVWDLETTGSFSFSSAYNLVRQDSNISIFSFNIWLSALPVKISFFMIRMLSGRLPVMESLQRRGVCGPSRCSCCVNPAVESVDHVFCAGDVPRWVWNSFQVEAGDFAHVSTVKHAVIQWWMRPAKNKLMKLLYQILPSLICWHLWKARNVAVWDGKVLSAIQVHGFILSDVCDILQVHFKDMGVGRYSWHRLHISLMGWKKEMRVTLVRWLPPASTLLKLNTDGCSLGNPGRSGGGGILRNSAGIFRLGFAVQMVTGVGRCPWALQRELDELLAFRNAFQAVSHCYRQANVPADRLSKIGTDTGSTVIYNSFAQLPRLVRGDLRLDRLGYPNFRAS; encoded by the exons ATGGTGGCAGAGCGCCACCAACGGTCGGTAATCCATCGGATTAAATCATCCACTGGGGATTGGCTGGAGTCTGCGGATGACATTGAGAGGGAAGCCGAATCCTTTTTTAAACGGTTATTTACGGCAGAGTCCCCTAGTGCATCCTTTAATGCTTTTGACGTTATACCGAAATTGCTGACGGATCAGGATAATGACATGCTAGACGAGATCCCTTCTAAGGAAGAAGTTAAGTCAGTGATTTTTGCAATGGATGGTGGGAGTGCGGCTGGGCCGGATGGGTTCTCGGGTAGGTTTTTTACGTGTGCATGGGACATTGTGGCAGAGGATGTCCATGCGGCTGTGGTAAGTTTCTTCTGTGGAGAGGTGCTGCCTAGGAGTATATCTTCCACTTCAATAGTGCTGATTCCGAAGGTCCAGTCTCCGCAGGATTTTACCCAATTCCGTCCGATTAGCTTGTGTAACTTTATCAATAAGATGATATCCAAGGTCTTGTCGGACAGATTAGCATGGATCTTGCCGAAGATTATTTTCCCTCAGCAGAGTGGCTTTGTGAAAGGAAGGCATATCTCTGATAATTTTCTGTTGGCTCAGGAGCTTATATCTGGAATTCGTCGCTCTAATAGGGGAGGGAATGTGGTGTTAAAGTTGGACATGGCCAAGGCTTACGACCGCATTTCATGGGTTTTCTTGTTACAAGTACTGCGTCGATTTGGTTTCACAGAGAGGTGGATTGATATGATTTGGCGGTTAATCTCCAATGTTTGGTTTTCGGTTCTGGTCAACGGCTCTCCTTGTGGCTTTTTCCAATCAACTAGGGGGCTCCGACAAGGTGACCCCATTTCACCGGCTCTTTTTGTTATTGGGGCAGAGGTCCTGTCTAGGTTGCTTAACTCTTTGGTTGGCCAGCGTGGATTCCTGCCGTTTAAGATTCCTTCCAGATGTCCTGCCATTACACATCTAGCTTTTGCAGATGACGTAATTATTTTTTGTAGCGGGGTTAAGAGTACTTTGCAGCATGTTATGAGGGTATTGGGGATGTATTGTAGTATGTCTGGGCAGCAGGTAAATTGTCTGAAGAGTTGCTTTGTTACTCATGATAAGTTGAGCCCTGCTCGTCGACGTGTGGTGTCACAAGTTTCTGGTTTTCAGGCCAAGTCCCTCCCACTTAAGTATCTTGGATGTACTCTCTATTCCGGAAGACGGAGATGTAGCTACTTCTTGGACATCTGCTCCTCAGTTGCAAAGCGGGTTCTATCGTGGAAGGAAAAGTTATTGTCACCTGGTGGGCGTTTGGTTTTAATCAGGTGTGTTTTGTCATCGTTGCCTCTACACATCCTTGTTGTCACGGATCCTCCAAAGGGTGTGCTTCATACCCTCGAGAAGGTTTTTGCAAATTTCCTTTGGGGAAGGTCTGAGGGGGGTAATCGCTACCATTGGATTAGATGGGAGACTATGTGCAAACCGCTTGATGAAGGGGGGATTGGCGTGCAGTCCCTGGCGGATGTGTTGGAGACATTTTCAGTGAAGCTATGGTGGTCCCTCAGGCAATGTTTATCTCTCTGGGCAGAATTTATGCACGCTAAATACCTCCATGGCGGTCATGCGTGTGAAGCGGAACTTCAGCGCTTTCAATCTCCCACCTGGAGGAGGCTGGTCAGGTGCCAGGCTCTGGCAGATTCCCATATCCAGTGGGTGTTGCAGAATGGAATGGTGGACTTTTGGCATGAGAATTGGATGGGTGCAGGGTCGTTGTGTCAACAGGTTGAGAATTTTGGTGATCACGCCGTAGCGGACTTCGTGTTGAATGGGAGCTGGAACGTTTCGATGCTTCATCAATGGCTACCTGATAGCATTGTTTCTAGGATTATGCAAATACGCCCTCCTGATATTTTTTCTACACGCCCAGATAGGATGGTGTGGGACTTGGAGACAACTGGTTCCTTCTCCTTCTCATCTGCATATAATTTGGTCCGACAGGATTCCAACATTTCCATCTTCTCCTTTAATATTTGGTTGTCAGCTTTGCCTGTAAAAATCTCTTTTTTTATGATTAGGATGTTATCGGGCCGCCTGCCTGTGATGGAATCGCTGCAGAGGCGAGGTGTCTGCGGTCCATCTCGGTGTTCTTGCTGTGTCAACCCAGCGGTGGAGTCAGTTGATCATGTCTTTTGTGCTGGAGATGTCCCACGGTGGGTATGGAATTCTTTTCAGGTAGAGGCAGGAGACTTTGCACATGTCTCAACGGTAAAACATGCAGTCATTCAATGGTGGATGCGCCCGGCTAAGAacaagttgatgaaattgttGTATCAGATATTGCCTTCGCTTATTTGTTGGCATCTTTGGAAGGCTAGGAATGTGGCGGTGTGGGATGGAAAGGTGTTGTCAGCGATACAGGTACATGGCTTTATTCTTTCGGATGTCTGTGATATTCTTCAGGTGCACTTTAAGGATATGGGGGTGGGACGTTATTCGTGGCATCGACTACACATTTCACTGATGGGGTGGAAGAAGGAAATGAGGGTCACATTAGTCAGGTGGCTGCCTCCGGCTTCTACCCTCCTAAAACTGAACACTGATGGGTGCTCCTTAGGGAATCCGGGGAGAAGTGGAGGTGGTGGGATTTTGCGAAATAGTGCAGGAATTTTCAGACTTGGTTTTGCGG TCCAAATGGTCACAGGGGTTGGTAGATGCCCATGGGCCTTGCAACGAGAGCTGGACGAGTTGCTTGCCTTTCGGAATGCTTTTCAAGCTGTCTCCCACTGTTATCGCCAAGCGAATGTGCCAGCAGATCGGCTTTCTAAGATTGGGACAGATACCGGCTCTACTGTTATCTATAACTCGTTTGCGCAATTGCCGCGTTTGGTTCGAGGAGACCTTAGGTTGGATAGGCTTGGCTATCCTAACTTCCGTGCTTCTTGA